In one window of Photorhabdus laumondii subsp. laumondii DNA:
- the acrR gene encoding multidrug efflux transporter transcriptional repressor AcrR, with translation MARKTKQQAEETRQQIIDAAIKEFSERGVSATSLTDIATTAGVTRGAIYWHFKNKVDLFSEACRITDSKIDELEKEYQAKYPNNPLLILRTLIIHILTSVVDDPKNRLLMEIFFHKCEFVGEMSALVEVRQELCVADYVRIEESLSGCIASGQLPYNLHLRRAAIMLRGLITGLLENWLFAPDSFDIQKEAESLVDSFIDMLKYSEHMKIAEK, from the coding sequence ATGGCACGAAAAACTAAACAACAGGCTGAGGAGACCCGGCAACAGATTATAGACGCAGCTATAAAAGAGTTTTCTGAGCGCGGTGTCTCGGCTACTTCACTGACAGATATTGCCACAACGGCTGGGGTAACCCGTGGGGCAATTTACTGGCATTTTAAAAATAAAGTAGACCTGTTTTCCGAAGCCTGTAGAATAACAGATTCTAAGATTGACGAATTAGAAAAAGAGTATCAAGCAAAATATCCTAATAATCCACTCCTGATTTTAAGAACTTTAATCATCCATATCCTGACGTCGGTCGTTGATGATCCGAAAAACCGGCTATTAATGGAGATTTTTTTCCACAAATGTGAGTTTGTTGGTGAAATGTCTGCCTTGGTGGAAGTGCGTCAGGAACTGTGTGTTGCAGACTATGTTCGTATTGAAGAGTCTCTTTCTGGTTGTATTGCATCAGGCCAGCTTCCTTATAATCTTCATCTGCGGCGAGCGGCTATCATGTTAAGAGGATTGATAACGGGCTTGTTGGAAAATTGGTTATTTGCACCAGATAGTTTTGATATTCAGAAAGAAGCGGAGTCGTTAGTGGATAGTTTTATCGATATGCTTAAATATAGTGAGCATATGAAAATTGCTGAAAAATGA
- a CDS encoding efflux RND transporter periplasmic adaptor subunit, whose product MRINRGVLPLATVLVLSGSLALSGCNDKDSQQVAGNQQAPEVGIVTLKTEPLMVTTELPGRTSAFRIAEVRPQVSGIILKRNYKEGSDVKAGASLYQIDPATYQAAYDSAKADLAKAQAHAEITRLTANRYKSLLGTNYVSQQEFDKASADYAQADAIVQAAKAVVETNRINLAYTKVTAPISGRSGKSTITEGALVSVGQPTALTTVQQLDPIYVDVTQSSDDYLRLKNEIAKGIVQKEDNKAKVHLIMENGKNYSETGYLEFSDITVDETTGSITIRAIFPNPNEELLPGMFVRAKLEEGIRQDSILVPQQGVTRTPRGEATVMVVGADEKVEPRVITTNQAIGDKWLVASGLKAGDRVIVTGLQKIKPGIPVKAEEVDLNAKPAANQAEPAKKS is encoded by the coding sequence ATGCGAATAAACAGGGGAGTTTTGCCTCTGGCTACAGTACTGGTACTCTCAGGCAGCTTAGCTCTTTCAGGATGTAACGACAAAGACTCTCAGCAAGTTGCTGGGAACCAACAGGCTCCTGAAGTCGGTATCGTGACGCTGAAAACTGAACCTCTGATGGTCACGACGGAACTTCCAGGCCGAACATCAGCCTTCCGCATTGCAGAAGTTCGTCCACAAGTAAGTGGTATAATTCTGAAACGAAATTATAAAGAAGGTAGCGATGTAAAAGCAGGCGCTTCTTTATATCAGATAGATCCAGCAACTTACCAGGCTGCCTATGACAGTGCTAAAGCTGATTTGGCAAAAGCTCAGGCTCATGCAGAGATCACACGCTTGACAGCGAACCGATATAAATCACTGTTAGGTACAAACTATGTTAGTCAACAGGAATTTGATAAAGCCAGCGCCGACTACGCACAAGCGGATGCTATAGTACAGGCAGCAAAAGCGGTCGTAGAGACCAACCGTATCAATTTGGCATATACCAAAGTTACAGCGCCGATTAGTGGTCGTTCCGGCAAATCTACGATAACTGAAGGTGCTCTGGTTTCTGTTGGTCAACCAACAGCACTGACAACTGTTCAACAACTGGATCCAATTTATGTGGATGTCACTCAGTCAAGTGATGATTATCTGCGTCTTAAAAATGAAATCGCTAAAGGTATTGTGCAGAAAGAGGACAATAAGGCTAAAGTTCACCTAATCATGGAAAATGGTAAAAACTACAGTGAAACAGGTTACTTAGAATTCTCTGATATTACTGTAGATGAAACAACAGGCTCTATCACTATCCGTGCAATATTCCCTAACCCAAATGAAGAGCTACTTCCAGGCATGTTTGTTCGTGCAAAATTGGAAGAAGGTATTCGCCAGGATTCAATACTGGTTCCTCAGCAAGGAGTTACCCGTACACCTCGTGGTGAAGCTACTGTCATGGTGGTTGGTGCAGACGAAAAAGTCGAACCGCGCGTTATCACTACCAACCAAGCTATTGGTGATAAATGGCTAGTAGCTTCCGGTCTGAAAGCAGGTGATCGGGTCATCGTTACTGGTTTGCAAAAAATTAAACCCGGCATCCCGGTTAAAGCAGAAGAAGTGGACTTAAATGCAAAACCTGCTGCGAACCAAGCTGAACCTGCGAAAAAGTCTTAA